From bacterium, a single genomic window includes:
- the flhF gene encoding flagellar biosynthesis protein FlhF has translation MMKYKTYVAETLPQAILKMTLDLGKDAIMINHRNTRQGGVLGLFSKPMVEVTAALPTARSSPGVKPSSLATNRSRPGINHSSEEQAVPLPPTSLSAVDEKPPLTKVYSPPKSVIKPVDERVEFNLIHQEMRELKSKIDLLVSSQRPGNGHNFYPGRSEEFYRCMIGNGMESELSERLIKDLISDNPSLNLEDREELRKGLAARLERLIEIDADSWEVEEGTPKTLVLVGPTGVGKTTTVAKLAADFAFHKQLKVALITIDTYRIAAVEQLKAFAEILGVPLKVVFTQNEFSEAIESFSDCDLVLIDTAGRSQRNTIQMTELKNFITAAGHKLETYLLLSATTKYKDLLNIIDNFQKVSFDRIIFTKLDETVTFGSMISLLAEVKKPLSYVTTGQNVPEDIEVADAAKLANMVLQ, from the coding sequence ATGATGAAGTATAAGACTTATGTGGCCGAGACATTGCCTCAGGCCATACTGAAGATGACCCTTGATCTGGGCAAGGACGCTATTATGATTAATCACCGAAATACCAGGCAGGGGGGGGTTTTAGGTCTCTTTTCAAAACCCATGGTTGAGGTAACGGCGGCTTTGCCGACGGCCCGTTCAAGTCCGGGCGTCAAGCCGTCAAGCTTGGCGACCAATCGTTCCAGGCCGGGAATAAACCATTCTTCCGAAGAACAGGCTGTCCCCCTTCCACCTACCTCATTGAGCGCCGTGGATGAGAAGCCGCCTTTGACTAAGGTTTATTCTCCGCCTAAATCTGTCATCAAACCCGTTGATGAAAGAGTTGAGTTTAATCTTATCCATCAAGAGATGCGAGAGCTTAAAAGCAAGATTGACCTGTTGGTGAGTAGTCAGCGGCCAGGTAACGGCCATAATTTTTATCCGGGTCGAAGTGAGGAGTTTTATCGCTGTATGATTGGAAATGGGATGGAGAGCGAGCTTTCTGAGAGGCTAATTAAAGACCTTATTTCTGATAACCCCTCTTTGAACCTGGAAGATAGGGAGGAGCTCCGGAAAGGATTGGCGGCCCGTTTAGAGAGGCTGATCGAGATAGACGCTGATTCCTGGGAAGTAGAAGAGGGGACGCCCAAGACTTTGGTTCTGGTTGGGCCGACCGGCGTAGGTAAAACAACGACGGTGGCTAAATTGGCGGCTGATTTTGCCTTCCATAAACAGCTCAAGGTAGCCTTGATTACTATTGATACCTATCGAATAGCCGCCGTGGAACAACTTAAGGCCTTTGCTGAGATACTTGGAGTTCCCTTGAAAGTAGTCTTTACCCAAAATGAGTTTAGTGAGGCTATTGAGAGCTTTTCTGACTGCGATCTGGTCCTCATTGATACAGCCGGCCGGAGCCAGCGAAATACTATTCAGATGACTGAGCTTAAAAACTTTATTACCGCGGCCGGCCACAAGTTGGAGACCTATTTGCTCCTTTCTGCTACCACCAAATATAAGGATCTCCTGAATATTATTGATAATTTCCAGAAGGTCTCTTTTGACCGGATTATCTTTACTAAATTGGATGAAACCGTCACTTTTGGTTCTATGATCAGTTTGTTGGCCGAGGTGAAAAAACCTTTGAGTTATGTAACTACAGGTCAAAATGTTCCGGAAGATATCGAGGTGGCCGATGCGGCCAAATTGGCTAATATGGTCTTGCAATAA
- a CDS encoding MinD/ParA family protein, whose amino-acid sequence MADQAEGLRELVREKNDGKNGHSGGNKINPSSRIITVTSGKGGVGKTNLAANLAIAFTQAGRQTLIMDADLGLANVNVVLGLIPPPRYNLSHVVEGKKKIEEIIADGPGGIRLIAGATGVTEVANLSQEEREGFISALSSLSDSTDCIIFDTGAGLSPNVLSFVLAADDVLLVTTPEPTAIADAYGMIKAVCRHNIEANIKLVVNRVSSVMEGKRVADRVVNIAGQFLNIRVEVLGYILEDQLVIKAVRQQKPFFLAYPRSKATYGISHIMAKLIQTPEPSNGNGLQGFFKRLLGS is encoded by the coding sequence ATGGCTGATCAGGCAGAGGGATTAAGAGAATTAGTCAGGGAGAAAAACGATGGTAAGAATGGCCATAGTGGGGGTAATAAGATAAATCCTTCCAGTCGGATAATAACCGTGACCTCCGGTAAGGGAGGTGTAGGCAAGACCAACCTGGCCGCTAATTTAGCCATTGCCTTTACCCAGGCCGGAAGACAGACCCTGATCATGGATGCTGATTTAGGCCTGGCCAATGTGAACGTGGTGCTTGGCCTTATCCCACCCCCCCGGTATAATTTATCCCATGTAGTGGAAGGGAAAAAAAAGATTGAAGAAATCATTGCTGATGGCCCTGGTGGGATTAGACTTATTGCTGGCGCCACCGGTGTAACTGAGGTGGCTAATCTTTCCCAGGAGGAACGAGAGGGATTTATCTCGGCGCTTAGTAGTCTGAGTGATTCTACTGATTGCATTATCTTTGATACGGGAGCGGGTCTTTCCCCTAATGTCTTGAGTTTTGTCCTGGCGGCCGATGATGTCCTGCTGGTGACAACCCCGGAGCCGACGGCTATTGCTGATGCCTACGGGATGATTAAGGCTGTCTGCCGCCACAACATAGAGGCCAATATAAAATTGGTGGTTAACAGGGTTAGTTCGGTGATGGAGGGAAAGAGGGTGGCTGATAGGGTGGTCAACATTGCCGGACAATTTCTTAATATTCGGGTGGAGGTCTTAGGATATATCTTGGAGGACCAGTTAGTCATAAAGGCTGTTCGTCAACAGAAACCTTTTTTCCTGGCTTATCCCAGGTCTAAGGCGACTTATGGTATATCTCATATAATGGCTAAACTGATTCAAACTCCTGAACCGTCTAATGGCAATGGCTTACAGGGTTTCTTTAAGCGTTTATTGGGAAGCTGA
- the flhA gene encoding flagellar biosynthesis protein FlhA, giving the protein MAVAAEAMPRPQWMKNADVLVAIGIITIVIMMIIPVPPFLLDILLSLNIMVAVVVILTTIYLVKAIEFAVFPSLLLVATVYRLGLNVSTTRMILLGRGEEIGLIKAFGTFVVAGNYVVGVVIFLILVLIQFLVIVKGTTRVSEVAARFTLDAMPGKQMAIDADLNAGLITEKEAIARRQEIRREADFYGAMDGAAKFVQGDVIAGLIITVVNIAGGFIIGAWMLGMSIGDAARTFTLLTVGDGLVSQIPALLISVATGLIVTRAASESNLGEDLISQLMNRPRVLWITAGTLAFLAFTPLPTFPLLSLAIGAGAMAYLMGREARVGKEVLEKEKKKEEADRARKPESVISLLKPDPMELSIGYSLIPLVDPEQGGDLLERVTMIRRQCALDMGIVVPPIRIRDNMQLKPNVYSILIKGVEVAGGEIKVDHYLAMNPGTVTKELKGEETIEPAFGLPAIWITEGQREQAEMAGYTVVDPPSIVATHLTEVIKRNASQLLGRQETQELLNNIKESYPALVDELVPSVLPLGEVQKVLHNLLDEGISIRDLVTILETLADYASKTKDTDTLTEYVRMGLNRQICNRYKTPERTLPVITLDPKIEEMISQSIQETREGPQIVLKPAIIQQIIASLSGEIKKAAAIRYEVILLCSPQVRRHVREMTKRVAPNLIVLSYAEVSPDVEVEYIGMVKI; this is encoded by the coding sequence ATGGCTGTTGCGGCTGAGGCGATGCCCAGGCCTCAATGGATGAAAAATGCTGATGTCCTGGTGGCGATAGGTATCATTACTATTGTCATCATGATGATCATTCCTGTACCGCCTTTTTTGCTGGATATACTTCTTTCCCTCAATATAATGGTGGCGGTAGTGGTTATTTTGACCACCATTTATCTGGTTAAGGCCATTGAATTTGCAGTGTTTCCCTCCTTATTGTTGGTGGCCACTGTCTATCGGCTGGGCTTAAATGTTTCTACTACCCGAATGATCCTTCTGGGACGGGGGGAAGAGATCGGCCTCATCAAGGCCTTTGGCACCTTTGTGGTGGCCGGGAATTATGTGGTGGGGGTGGTTATCTTCCTCATTTTAGTCCTGATTCAGTTTCTGGTCATTGTTAAGGGCACGACCAGGGTCTCTGAAGTAGCGGCCAGATTTACCCTCGATGCGATGCCGGGTAAACAGATGGCCATTGATGCCGACCTGAACGCCGGTCTGATTACCGAAAAGGAAGCTATTGCCCGCCGGCAGGAGATTCGACGTGAGGCGGATTTTTATGGGGCGATGGACGGAGCGGCTAAGTTTGTTCAGGGAGATGTTATTGCCGGCTTGATTATTACGGTGGTTAACATCGCGGGTGGTTTTATCATTGGCGCCTGGATGCTGGGGATGAGTATAGGGGATGCGGCCCGGACTTTCACCTTACTTACGGTTGGAGACGGATTAGTCAGTCAAATTCCGGCCTTACTTATTTCAGTGGCTACAGGTTTAATTGTCACCCGGGCTGCTTCAGAATCCAATTTAGGGGAAGACCTTATTTCGCAGCTTATGAATAGACCTCGGGTTCTCTGGATTACGGCCGGCACTTTAGCTTTTCTGGCCTTTACTCCTTTGCCGACTTTTCCTCTTCTCTCTCTGGCTATTGGAGCCGGCGCTATGGCTTATCTTATGGGCCGGGAGGCCAGGGTTGGCAAGGAGGTTTTAGAGAAAGAGAAGAAGAAAGAGGAGGCCGATCGGGCCAGAAAACCTGAAAGCGTGATTTCACTCTTAAAACCTGATCCAATGGAGCTCAGTATCGGCTACAGTCTCATTCCCCTGGTTGATCCTGAACAGGGGGGAGACTTGCTGGAAAGGGTGACCATGATCCGGCGTCAGTGCGCCCTGGATATGGGTATCGTGGTTCCGCCTATCAGGATCAGAGACAATATGCAGCTTAAGCCCAATGTCTACTCTATTCTGATCAAGGGAGTGGAAGTGGCCGGCGGAGAAATTAAAGTTGATCATTATTTAGCCATGAATCCCGGCACCGTAACCAAAGAGTTGAAGGGGGAAGAGACCATTGAGCCGGCCTTTGGTCTGCCGGCTATCTGGATTACTGAGGGACAGCGGGAACAGGCGGAAATGGCCGGATACACGGTGGTTGATCCACCTTCTATTGTGGCGACTCATCTGACCGAGGTTATAAAACGCAATGCCTCTCAGCTCCTGGGACGCCAGGAAACTCAAGAGTTGTTGAACAATATCAAAGAAAGCTATCCGGCGCTGGTTGATGAATTAGTTCCCAGCGTCCTCCCGTTGGGTGAGGTTCAAAAGGTCCTCCATAATTTACTTGATGAGGGTATATCTATCAGGGATTTAGTGACTATCCTGGAGACATTGGCTGATTATGCCTCAAAGACAAAAGACACTGATACCTTAACCGAATATGTCCGCATGGGGCTTAATCGTCAGATATGCAATAGATATAAAACTCCCGAAAGGACATTGCCGGTTATTACCCTGGATCCGAAAATAGAGGAGATGATCTCCCAGAGTATCCAGGAAACAAGAGAGGGGCCTCAGATCGTTTTAAAGCCGGCGATTATCCAGCAGATTATTGCTTCTCTTTCTGGGGAGATAAAAAAGGCCGCTGCTATCCGCTATGAGGTTATTCTTCTCTGTTCACCCCAGGTCAGAAGACATGTGAGGGAGATGACTAAGCGGGTAGCTCCCAATTTGATTGTGCTATCTTATGCGGAGGTATCACCCGATGTAGAGGTGGAATATATCGGGATGGTCAAGATATAA